A single region of the Penaeus chinensis breed Huanghai No. 1 chromosome 41, ASM1920278v2, whole genome shotgun sequence genome encodes:
- the LOC125047573 gene encoding putative nuclease HARBI1, with amino-acid sequence IYCTLTLVTIFLFRHVVTGESFTSLGYQFRVGKATVHKIVKETSKAIWETLQPQYLPVPDEHQWEEIARTFFEKWNIPNCIGSIDGKHCRLKCPAKAGSLFYNYKGYHSIVLLAIVDANCCFTLIDVGQYGRNSDSSVFTESNMGRSFLCGSLGIPPSREIPNTVTKTPFFLVGDEAFPLKPNIMRPYPRKDLDYPKKVYNYRISRARITVERAFGILAKKIGILQTLMETSVEVSEAVVKSICVLHNFIQHENSFNYFPSDAVHDATHSHSSNSSLTATRSNRATAEAMAVRDSLKEYFISPGGALEWQDRAIHRNV; translated from the coding sequence ATTTATTGTACCTTAACTCTTGTTACTATATTTCTTTTTAGGCATGTGGTTACTGGAGAATCTTTTACTTCCCTTGGTTACCAGTTTCGTGTCGGCAAGGCCACAGTACACAAGATTGTCAAGGAAACCAGCAAAGCCATATGGGAAACACTACAACCACAGTATTTGCCTGTACCTGATGAACACCAGTGGGAAGAAATAGCCAGAACGTTTTTTGAAAAATGGAATATTCCTAACTGTATTGGGAGTATTGATGGCAAACACTGTCGCCTGAAATGCCCAGCTAAAGCAGGATCacttttttacaattataaagGATACCATTCCATTGTTCTGCTAGCTATTGTTGATGCCAATTGTTGTTTCACACTGATTGATGTAGGGCAATATGGACGAAACAGTGACAGTTCAGTTTTCACTGAATCAAACATGGGTAGGTCATTTCTCTGTGGTAGTTTAGGCATTCCACCATCACGTGAAATACCAAATACTGTAACCAAAACACCCTTCTTTCTTGTGGGAGATGAAGCTTTTCCTCTGAAGCCTAACATTATGAGGCCATATCCTAGAAAAGACTTGGACTACCCTAAAAAAGTATATAACTATCGGATCAGCCGGGCTAGAATAACAGTAGAGCGTGCCTTTGGAATTTTAGCTAAAAAAATTGGTATACTTCAGACGTTAATGGAGACAAGTGTTGAAGTATCTGAAGCAGTGGTGAAAAGCATTTGTGTACTCCATAATTTCATCCAACATGAAAACAGTTTCAACTACTTTCCAAGTGATGCTGTTCATGATGCAACACATTCCCATTCTTCAAACTCAAGCCTGACTGCAACAAGAAGCAATAGGGCTACAGCAGAGGCTATGGCAGTTCGCGACAGCTTGAAGGAATATTTCATTTCCCCAGGTGGAGCTCTTGAGTGGCAAGACCGAGCGATCCATCGTAATGTGTAG